Proteins from a single region of Chryseobacterium sp. T16E-39:
- a CDS encoding biliverdin-producing heme oxygenase, with translation MVSEYLKQNTAEYHDAAEKLFNSEKIFNKTFTLEDYKKIINTNYLMLLHSEDKIFNSLNGKFAEKLQLNQRVKLPLIEKDLKSLDLENQNVSHTLEVNNEHEALGMMYVIEGSTLGGNVIAKQLSKTEGFDEVTFNFFGCYQENTGPMWKNFKEVLDTEVTEENFNEVLSGAKKLYTFLLNVN, from the coding sequence ATGGTATCGGAATATCTTAAACAAAACACAGCGGAATATCATGATGCTGCTGAAAAACTTTTTAACTCTGAAAAGATTTTTAATAAGACTTTTACTTTGGAGGATTATAAAAAAATCATCAATACCAATTATCTGATGCTTTTGCATTCTGAAGATAAAATTTTCAATAGTCTTAATGGAAAATTCGCTGAAAAGCTTCAGCTCAACCAAAGAGTAAAACTTCCCCTGATTGAAAAGGATCTTAAGAGTCTTGATTTGGAAAATCAAAACGTTTCCCATACTCTTGAAGTTAATAATGAACATGAGGCATTAGGAATGATGTATGTCATCGAGGGCTCTACATTAGGAGGGAATGTGATTGCTAAGCAGCTTTCTAAAACAGAGGGTTTTGATGAGGTAACTTTCAATTTCTTCGGATGTTACCAGGAAAATACGGGACCAATGTGGAAAAACTTTAAGGAAGTTCTGGATACAGAAGTGACGGAAGAGAACTTCAACGAAGTATTATCGGGAGCTAAAAAATTATATACGTTTTTACTGAACGTCAATTAA